The following coding sequences lie in one Musa acuminata AAA Group cultivar baxijiao chromosome BXJ3-1, Cavendish_Baxijiao_AAA, whole genome shotgun sequence genomic window:
- the LOC135628936 gene encoding probable xyloglucan endotransglucosylase/hydrolase protein 32 yields the protein MDLFLHCLLFVMLHWSNAQPSPGYYPSYRFRPLRGFDRGFNNLWGPEHQSVSGDQSSVTIWLDRNSGSGFKSIRPFRNGYFGASIKLQPGYTAGVITAFYLSNNQAHPGFHDEVDIEFLGTTPGKPYTLQTNVYVRGSGDGNIIGREMKFHLWFDPTAGFHNYGILWNPNEIIFFVDDVPIRQYPRKSAGTFPQRPMWLYGSIWDASSWATEDGKYRADYRYQPFVARFTRFIVRGCAPSAPPRCRPAPSSSYGAGLSRRQFAAMGWAQRHFMVYNYCRDPKRDHSLTPECRS from the exons ATGGATCTCTTTCTACACTGCCTTCTTTTTGTTATGCTGCATTGGAGCAATGCTCAACCTTCCCCTGGTTACTACCCGAGCTACAGGTTCAGGCCTCTGAGAGGCTTCGACCGTGGCTTTAACAACCTCTGGGGTCCTGAGCACCAATCAGTCTCAGGAGACCAGTCGTCGGTGACAATTTGGCTCGACAGGAACTCGG GAAGTGGATTCAAATCGATTCGCCCATTTCGAAATGGGTATTTTGGCGCATCAATCAAGCTCCAACCTGGCTACACGGCAGGAGTGATCACTGCTTTTTAT CTATCGAACAACCAAGCGCATCCTGGGTTCCATGATGAGGTGGATATCGAGTTCCTCGGAACCACGCCTGGGAAGCCATACACACTGCAAACAAACGTGTACGTGAGAGGAAGCGGCGATGGAAACATCATCGGCAGGGAGATGAAGTTCCACCTATGGTTTGATCCGACTGCTGGATTCCATAACTACGGCATACTTTGGAATCCAAATGAGATCAT ATTCTTCGTGGACGACGTACCGATACGGCAATACCCGAGGAAGAGCGCCGGCACGTTCCCGCAGCGGCCGATGTGGCTCTACGGCTCCATATGGGACGCGTCGTCGTGGGCGACCGAGGACGGCAAGTACCGGGCGGACTACCGGTACCAGCCGTTCGTGGCGCGGTTCACCCGGTTCATCGTCCGCGGATGCGCGCCGTCGGCGCCGCCGCGCTGCCGCCCCGCGCCCTCCTCCAGCTACGGCGCCGGGCTCAGCCGCCGGCAGTTCGCCGCCATGGGATGGGCGCAGAGGCACTTCATGGTCTACAACTACTGCAGGGATCCCAAGCGGGACCATTCGCTGACGCCCGAGTGCCGCAGCTGA